The following nucleotide sequence is from Patagioenas fasciata isolate bPatFas1 chromosome 9, bPatFas1.hap1, whole genome shotgun sequence.
CCACAAGTATGAATTTTGTGAGTTGTTCAAAGCGTGTTTCATCTGCCTTTATTCAGGCAAGGTCGTTTGCTCATTTGAGGCAAATATGCACGCTCATCTTGCCTTCTGGAGAGAGAAATCGGTTCAAAATGGTTAAATTGGGTATGTTTTGAGGCAGGCCAAGGAAACCAGGGCAGCAGTGGTGGGGAGGGCTTGGATGATGGACCGTTGTGGTGCAGACTCGCTCCCTTCTTGGGCTTCCCAAGGCTTCCCAAGCCAAGTGCCATGAGCTGTGGTCACCGGGGACCTTCCCAAAGCCATCCTGGGGTCGCACTTTGTGACAGCGATGACTGTGTAGGGACGGGAAACGTGAGCTCAAGGTGGTGAAacttgtcctgcagagcagggaagtGACCCAGAAGGCACATAATGAATTATTTGCGCTTTGTTGACTGCCAGTCCCTGATAATATGGCATtaaccaccccatcccacccttccTGCCACAGCCTGAGCTGCTTTTCTCTGTCCCCTTTTGTTCCTGCAGACCCCAGTGGTGCGAGTTGGGGGGTCCCCAGTGACCTGGTGGGAGCTGGTGTAGGGAACACGACACTGGAGCGAGCAGTCTGTATTTTGTCACCGGGTGTATTTTGTCACCTATGATTGCTGTTGACCCCATCATGTGTTTGAAGGTCTGACCCAGATGTGTTCAGACGTTTTTATGGTTTCAAGTAACAACAACGCCATGGGGTGGTTTTGGTGGAGCTGGGAAAGATCCTGTCCCCAAGACACGTGTTACCAGCAGGAGTGTAAATGTCGCTGTCACCAAAATCCCACCTGCCGTTAGTGCTGCCAACAAATGAGGTGAAGTCTTAGGAAGCAGCGGGCAAAGCCAGGCTTTCAAACTGGCCCAAGATGGACTTTGCTGTGGCTTAGAGTGGCTCTGCCCTGGAGTGGTGCAATCTCCTTGTGTGGGTTCCTGGCTTTCTAAGAGCCTCCTCGCATTCCAGGCTTTGGGATTGGGGCAATAAGTGACATTTTATGGCGCCACGtagaaagaaaatgaaggttTTTGCTCCTGGAagccctgcaggagctgctgcaggctcTCGGGCGTGAAGGCCAGGGGCTGGAGGCTCAGAGACCGTGCGGTGGAGATAACACCGGGACCTGCTTGCTGGGACAAACACCTTGTGGCTGATCCAGCTGTGGTGAGTCCATCGGCTCCCGGGACAGCTGGCATTGTCCCCAAAGGAGGGGACAGCACGTGTGTCAGTTCCCAAGCCTGTCGGGCTGCGCCACGTTTGCTTACGCGCGGCTTTATAAAGAGGAGGTGCAGTTTTCCCTGCTCCTTCCCGCGGTTGGGTCCGACCTCCCCGCAGCGCAGCCTTTGCCATGGCCGGCCTGAACGTCTCCATCACGTTTCTCTTCCTGGTTGTCGGGGCGTGCCAGGCGTTCAGGTGCCTTTCCAAGAGGCTCCTGTCTCCCAGAGCGTACGGTTGCCTCGCCACAGAACTGGCTGCCTCCTTCCAGTTGTGCGCCAGCTGCCTCGAGCTGAGGATGCTGGTGGAAATAGGCCCGTGGGGTGGTGGCTTTGGCCCAGACGTGGTCCTGACcctgctcttcatcctcttcgCTGTTCACGGAGCCTCTTTCGATGGAGCATCCGCCAACCCGACCGTCTCGCTCCAGGAGTTCCTGCTCCTCGAGTCCAGCCTCGCCACAACCGCCGCCAAGCTGGTGGCCCAGGGCGCGGGCATGGGGACGGGCTGGGCTGTCACCAAGCTCTACTGGTCTTGGGAGCTGACGCAGTTCCACCTCATCCAGAACCTGATCGCGTCCGAGTGCAGCTCCTCCATCTACACGTCCCTGCAGCACGCGGCCTTCGCGGAAGGcacctgctccttcctcctccacctggtCCTCCTCAAGCTGCACCAGAGTCACCCGATGTACCGTGTCCCTGCGCTGGCAGCGACTGTCACCTTCCTGACGTACGCAGGTGAGCAGCACCTGCCTTTCTAAGTCATTTAGAAAAATACCTtatttgtttgggggggggaaggTAGGAGTGGTCCCTTTTTCATCTTCCAGGACGTGAGAGATGATTACTAGTACATTTGTTTTCTACTTATTTTGGGGAATATGAATTttggaatcataaaatcattctggtcggaagagaccctcaagatcaccaagtccaactgttaacctaacactggtagTAAACTGTGTCCCATTTGGGGATGAAGATGACAGCAGGTGAAATGGCACGTGAGGAGCTTCCCCCAAGGCTGCGAGTATTTTCCCTGAATGTCCCCTAACGTGACCCCTTGGCCCCGCACTGAGCTCTGCTGCGATCAGGGAGGGGTTTCCCCATGTCCAAGAGGTGCAGCTGCCGGAGCCGTAGCAGAGATGCTCCTGGCGGGCAGTGGGGGTTGTGGGTCTGCTGGTCCAGCTCTTTGTGGGTCTCTCAAAGGACCCATTCAAGGCTGACAGCCGCGCTTCTCTTCCCCCGCAGCCGCACCGTTCACGGGGGCGTTCTTCAACCCTGCCCTGGCCGTCACCACCTTCCACTGCTCGGGGAGCAACTTCTGGGATTACGTCCAGGTTTACTGGCTGGGGCCCCTGGCAGGTGAGATCAGGAGGTACCAGGATCAGAGGTTAGGATGGGGGCAATGGGCAATGCTGGGTGTGACACAAACCATTCCTGGCAAAGGGCAAGTGTCCTTTTCTGTCCCACCCTCCCTGTCACTCCAGTCATCCTTTTGCTCTCCCGTTTTTTAAATCCAATTTCTACATGGGGCATGGGCAAAACTCTCCCCAAGGACACAGTCTGGGGGAGATGAAGCAAAGATGTTTTAGGGCAACAATAGGCTGAGCTTTGCTATTTAGGTGACAGCTGTATGATGACCAGGGGGAGTTGAGTATGTGCTGCCTACAATGCAGAGTGGGGAGAAGGACACTGCTGCCATTTTACGGCCCTTTTGGATCAAAACAAGTCTTGCTTTTATATTAATGATACAATGGTTAAATTCTCCTTAAAGTAATATAGCAAGGATTTTTTAGACGCTGTTGGTGAGGACTTGAGTGGTGCTGAGCTATGTTTTGGTCATGCTGAAGCTTGTGGCAAGCGCCTGAAAATCCCCGCTCAGCCGTGGGGATGCTCGGTGCAGCCCACAGACGGGATCCACGCTCTGGTTTCAGGGATGCTCGCCGCCCTCCTGCTGTACCAAGGCAACATCCCGCGACTCTTCCAGAAAAACCTCCTCTACAGCCAGAAGAGCAAATACAAGGTACCCAAGGCAAGGGCGGTGGCGCACGTGGAGGGTGGCGACCCGCGtcggaaggggaaaggggagaagAGCAGCTCCCAGCATCGCGCCTGAGCCGCGGATGGGGCTGGTCGGTCCCTGCGGCCCCTCTCCTGGGACCAGGTTCCACAGGTTTTGCTGCTCATCCCATCCGGCACTCGTCCTGCCTGGCCAGTCCCTACTGCAGGGTGAGATCTCTTCAGAGGGTTGTGAAGAAATCGTCCAAGCTGGATGTCTGAACCCCTGAGCTCCTTTGGGAACGGTTTAAAATCTCCCTGgagagaatcccagaatcccagagtgtcaggaactggaagggacctcgaaagctcatccagggcaatccccccatggagcaggaacacccagctgaggttccacaggaaggtgtccaggcgggtttgaatgtctgcacagaaggagactccacaacctccctgggcagcctgggccaggctctgccaccctcaccacgaacaagtttcttctcaaatttaagtggaacctcctgtgttccagtttgcacccattgccccttgtcctgtcactggttgtcacccagaagagcctggctccatcctcctgacactgcccctttccatattgatccccaggaatgagtcccccctcagtctcctcttctccagctccagagccccagctccctcagcctttcctcacacgggagatgctccactccctccagcatcttggtggctgcgctggactctctccagcagttccctgtccttctggaactgaggggccacaactggacacaatattccaggtgtggtctccccagggcagagcagaggggcaggagaacctctctgacctactgaccacccccttctaacccaccccaggtaccattggccttcctggccacaagggcccagtgctggctcatgctcaccctgctgtccccaggacccccaggtccctttcccctacactgctctctaataggtcgttccccaacttacactggaacctggggctgttcctgcccagatacaagactctacaaaGTGGTTCAAGCCTGCATCGCTAGCTCGGTGAGGGGGTAAAAACTAACACTTATGCATAAATTTCTGGTTGTCTTGTGTTACCAGGGAGCTTACGGAAGGTGAGGACTGTGATGTGAGTTGGCTTGAGCAGCTCCCAGTTTATTGCATCATGCAATGCTTGAAATAACCTGACTGGTTCTCTTGCAgccataaaaacaaaacataaaccagTAACCGCCTTGGAAAACTGGGATGAGGAGAAAACAGGCTTTAATCTTTCGAGTTACTAAATGGATATTGGTCAAAAATTGGTGTTCTTTGAGTTAAACGGAGGTCATTGAATTACTCAGGCTGAACCTGGCAGTTCTTGGAGAGGAATTAACAATGCTCCAGGGCAAGGGAGTTCACTGGGTACAGGAGACCCTGCTCCTGTGTGGACGCGGTGCTCAGCCTGGGTTTTGTGTGCTGTGAGGCGTCAAGAAATGGTGCACAAAGTGTCTGTGTTTGCAAACCGAGAGCCAGGCAGCGGGTGCGGGTGAGCACGTGCGTCCCCGGGCTCCTCTCTGTGTCTGCACGAAACATTCCTGAAGGAAAAACGTACTGTTACGGAGATAATAATAAATGTTGTGATTGGCATTTAGGTGAGTGGTGTCATTCCTGTGAACTCTGTGGGGGCATCAGCCCTTCTGATCCCCAAATATGGGAGAAGCCGTGATGTCCAAACCGGCACCGCCCTGCCTGCCCCTCGCTCTGGAGGGGGCGGATCTGGGTGGAAACTCTTGTGAGGGTAAGCGGGGCCCCCCTGGGTGCTTCCAGGATCGGGGCACCCCATGGGTGCTGCACCCGGGCTCTGTTCCTGGTGGGGAAGTGGTTGGGACAACCCCCGGTGCAGCATCCCTGGAGCGGGGCCGCTGGGCACGACTGGATACTGAGCTGCTCCCCTATCGAAAACAGCAAATTTCTGCATTTTGCAGCAAATCACCAATTTTGCAGGACCTCTCTGAGCAGAAAATTCCTGAGCTGGATATATTCTTGATGCTCTACAGCTTTTCAGAGCAATCGCGGGGCTCGTGCTCTGGGATGGGATTTGTGTGATGCTCTGGTTGTACAAGTGTCCCTGCCCCGGGTCACCGTGGCAGGAGCTCGAGCAGGGAAGATCTGCTCCTGTTTATCGAGTTCTGAATGTTGAATAAGGAGGTGGCACCTGTTTGAAATCTGGAGTGAAGTGGGAGCCCGGGAAGGTGCCAGATGCCCAGGAACGGGAcgggagctggagctctgcaaACCTTGAGACCACCCCACGACCCAACGGGAGAGACGAGGGAAGGCACCAATGCAGCTGTATGTGGACACGTCTGAGAGGTAAAGCTATGGAACAAacaccaccccaaaacccacgtAGCAAATACCCCAAAACGATGCCCCTACATCGTACCCAGTGGGATGCTCGGTGCTGCCCGGTCCCTCGTGGGTAAGGGCGCTGGGGACTGTTTGGTGTTAAACTGTGAGCAGGAGATGGGGCACTTTTGAGTGGTAGTAGCAGAAACCTTTGAGTCTCCAGGTAACTGGCCAAAGGAGAGACTGGGGTGCTCAGATTCCTCCCTGGCAATCTTTCTGAGCCTCTTCTGGTTTGGAAATCATGCTCAAAACCCTCAGCCAGGGCCTCTGTTTATCAAAAAGGATTCGCTGGCTCTGCTTCTGGTGATGGTAAGTGAAAAGTAAGGTTGACAACCCCACCACAACCCATTCCCGTGGTATTTTTTCACCAGGCAGAGCGCAGAATATTCCTACAGAATACTCCTGCAGCCGCTCCAAGGGGCGGGTTGGGATGTCTGGCTGCAGAGATGCTCATGAGGCTGCTCTTGGACATGGTGTTGGCATCAGGTCTGGGGGAGGACGCTCGGCCTACAAACGAGCACAACAGCCAAAAACAGCCTGTAACTACAGAGtcaaggggaaaaaatgctgatattgtttgtttgcttgctttgttttgttttcaggacaTTCTCAGATGTTTGGGGGCTGTTCCTTGGGCTGCTAGGGAGATCATCCACTGTGCAGACTGATGTAATTAAGGGGAACTTAACAGGAGTGACAgtgaatattattatttttaattaagaggCTGCTTTTCCAGCACCGAAGTGTGAAGGTGCAATGGAGAAGAGCCACAGCTGGACAGACAAACTTGCTCCCAAGCCGTAAGTCAAGCTCAGCAGCTCTGGTTCACAGCTTGGCCCTGCGCGGTCACAGTCTCTCTGTTGTTGTTGCCCTCCTGGttgtgctccaggtgctggagctggggcagagcagagcccgGGGTGTCCCCTCCAAGGCCTCAGCTGCCGCTCAGGACCTGCCCTGAAGAGTCATGTTGGTGTCCATGAGCCAGCGATGTGCCCGGGGGCCAaggaggccaatggtacctggggtgtgtgaggaagagtgtgaccagcggGTCAAGGGTGGTTGTTCCTCTTGGTCTATTCTACCctagtgaggccacacctggagttgtgtccagttctcggcTCCCCAgtgtaagaaggacaaggaattactggaaagagtccaccacagggacacaaagatgctgaggggtctggagcatctttgtgctgaggagacactgagagagctggggctgttgagctggagaagagaagctgagagggatctgatcaatggatcagtagctcagggtgggtgtcagaggatggaccagactctgttcagcagtgcccaacaccagggtgaggggcaacgggcacagactgaaacacaggaggctccatctgaacatgagcagaaacttctttgctgggaggtgccagagcctggcccaggctgcccagagcgggtgtggagtctccttctctgagacattcaaacccgcctggacccacctgtgtgatctgctctgtgaccctgcatgagcaggggttggactggggatctacagaggtcctgcaacccaaccagcctggCGTTGTGTGTTGTGTCGAGCCCCTGGGACCTCTCATTACAGCCCGTCCTGGCAACAGCAGCGTGTGGCACCCAAGAGCTGGTGCAGGGCCCTGCACAGCAGAGGTGACCAGGGTCTCTGGTGGGCAGCAGTGTCCCAGCCCGCCCaccccagggcaggagcagcccccagcccaggAGACAAGCCCCTTGCTGTCCTCAGCAGAGAACGATGCCTGGAGGGGGCACAGAGGCTCAGTTTTGGGTGTCCTCCAGCCTGTGCCACCGGGCATTGCCCAGCCGAGAGGGAGTGGGCTGGTGGGTCTGCGGGGGCTTCTGGGCAAACTGCTTCTTGTAGAGCGCGCTGCTGTACTGCAGCTCCGGGGTCACCAGCCGCCGGCACATGTGCTCCGTTTCCTTGTCCAAGCCCTGTTTGATGTTGTAGCCCAAGATCTTCGCACTGCCGTGCTGCAGCGGCCGCAGGGAAGAGTCCTTGATGTCCTTGGGGGCCACGCTGCCCATCCCTTGCAGGCAGGTCCTCGCCAACTCCTCCTGCCTCTCCCGAAGCGCCTGGACTTCCCGCCGCATGCGCTCCCTGCCGATGTCTCGGTCGATCCTTTCCCAGAAGGTCCTGTTGAAGTGGGTGTAGATTTCCCAGTCCAGCCTGTTCCACTCTTTTATCTTCTCCACAATGGTGTCCGAAAGGCGGGACTTGGTGCTGCTGTCCCTGATGTTGAGCGGGAAGGAGACGACGCtgtccaggtcccagcacagcatCTCCTTCAGCAGCACCATGGACTCATCAAAGTACTCGGAGATGAGGAGCAAGTCGAAGGACGCCTCAATGGCCTTCAGCATGAGTTGCACCCGCTTGGCTGAGACCTCTCCATCGGGGTTGAAGCCAAAGTCGAACGTCATGAGGTTCCTGGCGTAGTGTCTGTTGTTGTCCGTGGGGTCGTAGTAGAGGTAGGGCTGGTTGAGGAACTCCTCCAGGCTGCGAGCACGGGAGAAAGCCGCCATGCCCCTGTAGTACGAGAAGGAGGACTCCATGAGCTGCACAGGGTTCCTCAGGATGGAGAAGTAGACGGCTGAGCTGGACACCACTTTCTGCACCTGtggaggagaaaaaggaggtTTTAAAGGTGGGGCTGGGAGAAAGGACCTGCTTGCTCGCAGCTGTGCTCTGCTGGAAGGCAGAAACGCTCGCTGGAGTTGGAGATGGTGTGTGCTGGGGAGCATTTCAGGGTGCAGCTCGTCAAAGGAGTGTTTGCGTTAGCTGTGTTAGCCCCACAGGAGGTACGTGGGGAAGGCCGTGACCAAAGCTCCCTGCTACATGCTGCCACAGCTGGGTGACCTGTCCAGGCTTGAGATACGTCCTACCTCCTCGCTGTTCCCCAGATCTGCATGTCCTCAAGTGGCATCCAGCAGGTTGGATGCTGGGCATGGCTGACCTGAGTTGATGTGCTCAAGACGTTCTCCTCTTGCAGCTGGTACCCTCTGGGCCTGCCCAGGGACCCAGACATCTCCAGGGGCCCACCGGATAAGAACGAGGTGATAGTTGCTGACTGCTACAGACATTGTCCCTTGGCTTGGCTCAGGTCACAGCACCACAATTCATCAAACCTGTTTACAAAAGCTCTTGGGAGATGCCCACAACATGCAAGCTACTGGGGGGGCAACCATGTCTCTCTTTAGCTTCATCCCCAAAGAGTTTATGCGCTCTATGGGCATCCCACCTTGCTCCACACAAGCCCCTCTCTCCCCGCCCTGCTCACCCAGTCCCAAGGCGCCACGGCTTTGCCCGTACCTCCGGCTGCAGGAACCGCATGTGGTGGCAGAGGATGTTGAACCGCCGAGGGCTCCTGGCGGAGAAGCCCTGCACAAACTTGGCCAAGAAGTGGTGGGGGTAGAAGAGCTGGTTGCCACCCCCCACGGGGAAGGCGAAGGTGAGGTTGTGCCTCTCACCGAAGCGGAAGAGGATGTTCATGACAGTGCTGCTGGCGCTCTTGTGGACTTTGAGGAAAACAATGTCGGTCTTGGGTTCACACCTTTCCCCTTGAGAGGAGACCCCTTGGGCCTGCTGGCCTTCACCAAGAGTCACCTTGTCGCCTTTAGAGACTTCTGTCCAGCTTGGGGAAAACCCTCTCTCCAGGTCTGTCTTGTAAAAGTCCTCTGCTAGTGGAGGCTGAGCTGAATTTGGCAAGGAGTGTGCAAACAAGCTGCCCCACTGATGGTGGGGGGAACCCATGGCTGGAGCCTGAGACAGCCTCTCTACCACGACCTGCCTATTTCCTGGTGGTGACGCTCTCCCGTGCTCCTCTGCCGGCATCCTGTTTGCAAAGATGATGTAATTACTGTGGAAAGCATCAGCATCTCCCCCCAAAACTGCGGAGATCCTGTCGGGAAGACTCGGAGGAGGACCCTCTCTGGTGGCTGTTTTCAGGTCAGGAAGCTGGGATTTCAGCCTCGTGGATGAAGGGGGGGCTTTCACCTTCATGCTGCTCTCCGCAGGCTGCCAGGTCCACTGCTCCTCCTGGCTGCCCGCGCTGCTTTCCAGCGGGGTCTCCCAGCTGAAATACAGATGTGTCTGGAAAACGTCCTGCGTGCTCTCAGTTGAGGTAGGATCCGGCATGGCTTTCCTCTTCCAGTGTGCGGGATCCTCCTCCCAAAGCGGGTTGGGGGTCTGGAGGACATCACCGTGCCTCTCCTGGCCGTGGTCCGTGGTTTGCTGCAGGGCCCGCTCCAGCTGGCACCGACAGTTTCTGTAACAAGAGGACATGAGGCTCAGCTGCCAACAGGCAGGGGATGGAAGCAGCTCAATGAAACCCCCAAAGCGTGTTCCCCCTCTTTCTTGGGGTGGGTGGCATTGCTGGTTGGGTGTAGGACTGGACCCCACTGCCCTGGGAGGGTGGAGTGGGTGTGAGAAGAGGGTGGGTGCTAAATGTGCTAAATGTGCTAAAGCCCCCAGTGCACCCTGGGCTGGTGAAAAGGGGCCGAGCAAGAGAaggcaaagagagagaagagcaggtggcctggagaagctggaggaaagtTTGGAGATGACCCCAGACTGGGAGGATGCTCAAGGGCTGTAGAGTTTTGAGGCCAGCCAGGACagagcccagagcagcctggtCTGGACACATAGTGATCTCGGCTCTGGCCAGGGTGTAGGGGCTGGATGTGAGAGCCCCTGTTTAGGAAACAACGTCTGATTTAAGAACCAATAGATCAAATGTTCTTTGACCCTAAATGCAAGGAAGGATTAGGTAGAACAGCAGAAGGAAGGGTGTAGTGTTGATCTATTTATATTCCACCACCATTGGGTCAGCGAAGTCTTAAATAAAAGCTTTGCAGTAGCTGGAATTTGACTTGCTTCATATACATGACATGAATTAGCTTCCTCACAGACCTACTCTGCTTAGCCTGATGAACGGAAATGGTTTGTGCATTTCTAAATCCAAGTTTTGTTGTCTTGAACACCTCTGATGTCAGAACAGAAATCCTTTCTTTTTAGTATCTGTCATAGACATCACCTtgttcaaacaaataaaaatatacatactTATCTTTAAGTGCTTTAGCATTGCAAAAGACTCCCATGTATTACCACACTGGTAATTAAAAATAACCTTGAAGGAAGAGAATGGGTAGAAACAAAACTAACCATTAAAGTACTATGGAGTTAAAGAAGTTCTGCCCCAATCTCCATAGAGAGGACCGAGGGCTCCTCTCCTACCTGGATGTTCCTCCCTGTCTGAAGAAGCCACTGTTGGGTGGTTTTCAGGAGGAGGGTTTGATGCCCAGAGGAAGGTCAGCGAAAGGCTTGAGGACGAGGTGCAGGTTTGCAATCCTGCTTGGGACCTACCGGGGAGGCTGCAGCTTCTCCACGGCTTGAAGTGTGACCAAGAGCAGGACGAGGAGGCTGAAGAAGATCCAGAGACGACCTGGCTGGCACCTGTATATTGCTTTCAACTTCCTGCAAGGAAGCAGACAGTTCAGACTGTTATAgattcatagaacagtttggtttgAAGGGACTGTgaaagctcccccagttcccccctgccatgagcagggacatcttcaccagctcaggttgctcagaggcccgtccagcctggcctgggatgtctccagggatggttcatccaccacctctctgcccaacctgggccaggctctcaccaccctatggggcaacaatttcttcctcatgtctggcctgaatcttcctcctttagtttaaaaccatcaccccttgtcctagctCAACAGGTGATTAGTAGTTGGAAGAAATGTGTGTGTGAGGCAGAGGAGAAAGAGGCCTTgagactattattattattattatttttaaaagtaaggtCACGTTTTCACAGGTGAAAGAGGAGCAGAGGCAGCGATAACCAACGAGGCCGTGCTCAAGCCATGTACCTTGGTGGAAATTTCCAGCTGGGACACAAATATCGCACCGAAAGGTAAACAGCGATAACCGCAGCGTCCCTTGGCTGCTCAGGGATGCGTCACCCAGCACAGCCCGAGCTCCCGCTTCAGCAGCAGGAACAGCCACGTCTTGCATGTGCCCTGCCTGGCCTGGGAATACCGCAACCTATCTTTATAAACAAAGACAATACAACTTTGCTTTCCCTGCTCTCTCCTTCTTTCGACACCTGCTGGTGGAGGTGACTGACACCTGCACAGggcccagctgtggctgcagatgtGGTGCTGCCACCTCTCTGGAGCACAACCCAGCTTTTAGTCTCGTCTTAGCCAAGCCCTTTACAGTTTGTAGGGCTTGCTGCAAACCATGGCGGAGCTTGATCATAGTCTTAAGATTAAGTACAGCAGTCAGGGGACTAAACTTCCTGGAAAAAAGGATTAGTTTGCATTTCATTGCTGCTGCTTTCTACTCATGGAGCATATCATCGCGTAACAGGAGATGATTTGTGCCGAGGAGCTGGTTAAATCCTCTGTTTGGGCTCCTTCTTGGGTGGGAGTCCATCCCTCATGCCCCCGATGTCTGCTGTTCCCTCCCAAAGAGATGGTGCAGGCACAGGTTGCTTTTCTACGCGTGAAGCTGAGGGATCTACCTTGCAGGAATTATGGAAAGCAGAAGTTTGGGCAGCCATTGGAAGCCATGCTCCGACAGCTGAGGTTTGTTGATGTTGGACAGTTTTGACCTGGGACTGCACAGACCTGCTTGTCCCAGAGCTTCTTCATCTCCACAGTGCTCTAtctcctgctctgggcagccttgtGACATGTGGGAGATGTTCTAGATCCATGAACCAGCAACGACACAAACTTGGGCTGTCTGAAGTGGTCACATCCATCCCATCGGTACTGGTGAGGAATTTGGGTTCGCTACTGAAAAACTGGATTTGTTCCAGAAAAATCATGGACCAAGCATTATGTCTAACTGTATTTTGCTTATTGCAACAGCTTCCAGCGGCTGCACTTCGGTTTGGCTGCTCGTGGGTACGGTTCTTCCCTGCTCTCAGCAATGTCACTCACTGAGTGGAAATACTAAGCTCCTCCTGGGAGACGTTTAAAGTCTAAAGTGCTTTGGACCTGATGACAACCCGGAGATATCCATGTTCATTCTACACTTGAGGAGCAAACTGCCAACTCAGATGGGACCATGCTCATGGCTCGGTGCCCAGCCATGCCAACAGCCTCGTGCTGCCACAGATGAATAGGTATGACAAgcaatggattaaaaaaatgaaaaatgcttaAACAGTGCTTGAAATGCCAAGATGCGTTAAAGAGGAAGGgctggatcacagaatcccagaatgtgaggggttggaagggccctggaaagctcatccagtgcaatccccccatggagcaggaacacccagctgaggttccacaggaaggtgtccaggcgggtttgaatgtctgcagagaaggagactccacaacccccctgggcagcctgggccaggctctgacaccctcacca
It contains:
- the LOC139825427 gene encoding aquaporin-12-like, encoding MAGLNVSITFLFLVVGACQAFRCLSKRLLSPRAYGCLATELAASFQLCASCLELRMLVEIGPWGGGFGPDVVLTLLFILFAVHGASFDGASANPTVSLQEFLLLESSLATTAAKLVAQGAGMGTGWAVTKLYWSWELTQFHLIQNLIASECSSSIYTSLQHAAFAEGTCSFLLHLVLLKLHQSHPMYRVPALAATVTFLTYAAAPFTGAFFNPALAVTTFHCSGSNFWDYVQVYWLGPLAGMLAALLLYQGNIPRLFQKNLLYSQKSKYKVPKARAVAHVEGGDPRRKGKGEKSSSQHRA
- the LOC136104915 gene encoding galactose-3-O-sulfotransferase 2-like — encoded protein: MNILFRFGERHNLTFAFPVGGGNQLFYPHHFLAKFVQGFSARSPRRFNILCHHMRFLQPEVQKVVSSSAVYFSILRNPVQLMESSFSYYRGMAAFSRARSLEEFLNQPYLYYDPTDNNRHYARNLMTFDFGFNPDGEVSAKRVQLMLKAIEASFDLLLISEYFDESMVLLKEMLCWDLDSVVSFPLNIRDSSTKSRLSDTIVEKIKEWNRLDWEIYTHFNRTFWERIDRDIGRERMRREVQALRERQEELARTCLQGMGSVAPKDIKDSSLRPLQHGSAKILGYNIKQGLDKETEHMCRRLVTPELQYSSALYKKQFAQKPPQTHQPTPSRLGNARWHRLEDTQN